The Sphingomonas sp. LY54 genome includes a region encoding these proteins:
- the pal gene encoding peptidoglycan-associated lipoprotein Pal yields MTRTSLKIAAMAAALALTAGCGKKTPEQLPPPPASETGTDVSGDQTGVGQTVVPGSRADFVQNVTSDRVFFDTEMHTLDDRARATLDTQAAWLQRNPSVSVTIEGHADERGTREYNLALGDRRANSAKNYLVAKGIAASRLNVISWGKERPEAIGSDSAAWAQNRRAVTVVPQ; encoded by the coding sequence ATGACGAGAACGAGCCTGAAGATCGCCGCAATGGCGGCGGCGCTCGCCCTCACCGCCGGCTGCGGCAAGAAGACCCCCGAGCAGTTGCCGCCCCCGCCGGCCTCGGAAACCGGCACCGACGTCAGCGGCGACCAGACGGGCGTCGGCCAGACCGTGGTCCCGGGCTCGCGCGCCGACTTCGTCCAGAACGTGACGTCGGACCGCGTATTCTTCGACACCGAGATGCACACGCTCGACGACCGCGCCCGCGCGACGCTCGACACGCAGGCGGCCTGGCTGCAGCGCAACCCGAGTGTCAGCGTCACTATCGAGGGCCATGCCGACGAACGCGGCACCCGCGAATACAACCTGGCGCTTGGCGACCGCCGCGCCAATTCCGCGAAGAACTATCTGGTCGCCAAGGGTATTGCCGCCTCGCGCCTGAACGTGATCAGCTGGGGCAAGGAGCGTCCCGAAGCGATCGGCTCTGATTCGGCCGCCTGGGCGCAGAACCGGCGCGCTGTGACCGTCGTCCCGCAATAA